One part of the Gossypium raimondii isolate GPD5lz chromosome 1, ASM2569854v1, whole genome shotgun sequence genome encodes these proteins:
- the LOC128041959 gene encoding protein trichome birefringence-like, with protein MVDIAKCLPFNGTTIKTEFKNLFSIVKTSRTLALFILSFVGFTLFLAFGPSSPWFTTSSDSYRSQFPSLFGYLFPNTSSPSSSNHTLQPLPNDKNKGTQPFNNSEQLPSSNNTNINYTQSSFLHANPPSTSSPGEKKDEPDNHSTIADANATVLANQSTNFPAKPENSNKVRFKKGKGNESLVESLKICDLFDGNWVKDSSYPLYEPGSCSFVDHQFSCFAHGRRDIGYLKWKWKPKVCTLPRLNGGHMLEILRGKRLVFVGDSLNRNMWESLLCILKSAAKNPKTVHEVPGGRYFRGEPSSSIIFNDYNCSVEFFVSPFLVRQWQMPDRNGTKKNTLRLDLIGRSSEIYKSADILVFNTGHWWNHEKTSKGEDYYQEGDHVYEELNVVEAFRRALTTWSKWVDDNVNPSKTMVFFRGYSATHFSGGQWNSGGVCDSEMEPIRNETLLRPYMPMMAVLESVLEGMKTHVTYLNITRLTDFRKDGHPSIHRRYHKHGITEKERTESVKYQDCSHWCLPGVPDTWNELLYSELLLKQYKMRQHQHKFR; from the exons ATGGTGGATATCGCAAAGTGCTTGCCATTCAATGGAACAACTATCAAAACAGAGTTTAAGAACCTGTTTTCGATCGTTAAAACGAGTAGAACACTGGCTCTCTTCATTCTTTCCTTCGTTGGTTTCACTCTTTTCTTAGCTTTTGGCCCTTCTTCTCCTTGGTTTACCACTTCCTCTGACTCTTATAGATCACAATTCCCTTCCCTTTTTGGTTACTTATTTCCCAACACTTCATCTCCTTCATCATCTAATCACACTCTGCAACCATTACCCAACGACAAAAACAAAGGCACCCAACCTTTCAACAACAGTGAACAACTTCCCAGTTCGAATAACACGAATATAAACTATACCCAGAGTTCATTTTTGCATGCAAATCCGCCTAGTACAAGCAGCCCAGGTGAAAAGAAAGACGAACCCGATAATCATAGTACAATAGCTGATGCAAACGCTACCGTTTTAGCTAATCAGAGCACTAATTTTCCAGCTAAACCTGAAAATTCCAACAAGGTAAGATTTAAGAAGGGGAAGGGGAATGAGAGTTTGGTTGAATCATTGAAGATTTGCGATTTGTTTGATGGAAACTGGGTGAAGGATAGCTCGTATCCGCTTTATGAACCTGGGTCATGTTCCTTTGTCGATCACCAGTTTAGTTGTTTCGCCCATGGAAGGCGTGACATAGGTTATCTCAAATGGAAATGGAAGCCTAAAGTCTGCACTTTGCCAag GTTGAATGGCGGGCACATGTTGGAGATATTGAGGGGGAAACGACTGGTATTTGTGGGGGATTCCTTGAACAGAAATATGTGGGAATCTCTACTTTGCATCTTGAAAAGTGCTGCAAAAAATCCAAAAACTGTTCATGAAGTTCCCGGAGGGCGTTATTTTCGAGGAGAACCTTCCTCTAGTATCATTTTCAAT GATTATAATTGTTCCGTCGAGTTTTTCGTATCTCCGTTCTTGGTCCGACAATGGCAAATGCCGGACAGAAACGGGACAAAGAAAAATACACTTCGGCTCGATCTTATCGGAAGATCATCGGAGATATATAAATCCGCGGATATCCTGGTATTCAACACCGGGCATTGGTGGAATCATGAGAAAACATCCAAAGG GGAAGATTATTACCAAGAAGGTGATCATGTTTACGAGGAATTGAACGTTGTCGAGGCGTTTCGAAGAGCACTGACGACGTGGTCTAAATGGGTGGATGACAATGTAAATCCTTCCAAGACTATGGTGTTCTTCAGGGGTTACTCTGCTACTCATTTCAG TGGTGGGCAATGGAATTCCGGAGGTGTGTGCGATTCCGAGATGGAGCCAATAAGGAACGAGACGTTGCTAAGGCCGTACATGCCTATGATGGCGGTGTTAGAATCGGTGCTGGAGGGGATGAAAACACATGTCACCTACTTAAACATTACTAGATTGACGGATTTTCGAAAGGACGGTCACCCATCGATCCATAGGAGATACCATAAGCATGGTATTACGGAGAAGGAAAGAACGGAGAGTGTAAAGTACCAGGATTGCAGCCATTGGTGCCTTCCTGGTGTGCCGGATACATGGAATGAGCTCCTTTATTCTGAGCTCCTTCTTAAACAATATAAGATGAGGCAACATCAACACAAGTTTAGGTAA